One genomic region from Chthonomonas calidirosea T49 encodes:
- a CDS encoding YceD family protein yields the protein MRLDISEIIREPGKSAHYTVHEPPLVDEDIECTDDIIGQLDFINTGDALLLRGSCDTCVMLPCSRCCTYYQQPVSLVIEEQFELRAISTGPRSLPHIVVVEEDESPIAGKLFDGNVFDLTEMLRQYILLNQPTQPLPPQHKDLCSLCHRRPEEALAELRSEQDIEPSGHPAFARLRELLEEQP from the coding sequence ATGCGCCTCGATATCTCCGAGATTATAAGAGAGCCAGGCAAAAGTGCCCACTACACGGTGCATGAACCGCCCCTGGTGGATGAAGATATCGAATGTACGGACGATATCATCGGACAGTTGGATTTTATCAATACGGGCGATGCCCTTCTTCTACGTGGAAGCTGCGATACATGCGTGATGCTGCCCTGTAGCCGCTGTTGCACCTACTACCAACAGCCGGTTTCGCTCGTCATTGAAGAACAGTTCGAACTTCGAGCCATCTCTACCGGGCCACGCTCCCTACCTCATATCGTCGTGGTGGAAGAAGATGAAAGCCCCATCGCCGGTAAACTGTTCGATGGCAATGTGTTCGACCTTACGGAAATGCTCCGCCAGTATATTCTGCTGAACCAGCCGACACAGCCCTTGCCGCCTCAGCACAAAGACCTGTGCTCCTTGTGCCATCGTCGGCCCGAAGAGGCGCTAGCCGAACTTCGTTCCGAACAGGATATCGAACCCAGCGGCCATCCAGCGTTTGCTCGCCTGCGAGAACTGCTTGAAGAGCAACCCTAA
- the plsX gene encoding phosphate acyltransferase PlsX, with protein MPVAKRIAVDAMGGDRGPAEVARGVYEAALHSTSHFYLVGHPDVLQQELKKWHNRPKNIEIVPASEVIEMTDQPAVAFRKKPDASVVIAARMVHEGQADALVTIGNTGAAMAVGLLTLGRIKGIDRPAIATPLPSLTGGTVILLDAGATVDCDPNNLYEFALMGSAYAEHVLGVTKPRVALLSNGEEMNKGNTLVKRTHQLLLSASQMEAPFEFVGNVEGRDLFKGQADVVICDGFTGNVLLKTAEGVAEMVLSLIKQELGRHIWMRPLLAPFLPAMRRLRTRIDYAERGGAPLLGVNGICIIGHGRSTYYAVANACRAAEKAVEHNIVEVIRSRVCKAPLMPPAT; from the coding sequence ATGCCCGTCGCGAAGCGGATCGCTGTTGACGCAATGGGAGGAGACCGCGGCCCAGCGGAGGTTGCGCGCGGAGTCTATGAGGCTGCACTCCATTCAACATCTCATTTCTACCTTGTAGGCCATCCGGACGTGCTTCAACAGGAGCTGAAAAAGTGGCATAACCGCCCCAAGAACATCGAGATCGTGCCCGCCTCCGAAGTCATCGAAATGACCGACCAGCCCGCTGTGGCGTTTCGCAAAAAGCCTGATGCCTCAGTGGTCATCGCAGCCCGCATGGTTCATGAGGGACAGGCAGACGCGCTCGTGACCATCGGAAATACCGGGGCCGCGATGGCCGTCGGCCTCCTTACCCTAGGCCGCATTAAAGGGATAGACCGACCTGCTATCGCCACCCCGCTCCCCTCCCTAACAGGTGGCACTGTCATTCTGCTCGATGCTGGCGCAACGGTGGATTGTGATCCGAATAACCTCTATGAGTTCGCACTGATGGGCAGTGCCTATGCCGAGCACGTGCTCGGCGTAACAAAACCCCGTGTGGCGCTTCTCTCTAACGGTGAGGAGATGAATAAAGGCAATACGCTTGTTAAACGAACCCATCAGCTGCTTTTAAGCGCATCCCAAATGGAGGCACCCTTTGAATTCGTAGGTAATGTAGAAGGACGCGATCTGTTTAAAGGCCAAGCCGATGTGGTGATCTGCGACGGATTCACAGGCAACGTGTTACTGAAAACAGCCGAAGGGGTCGCGGAAATGGTTCTTTCGCTTATTAAACAGGAGCTAGGCCGACACATCTGGATGCGCCCCCTCCTGGCACCCTTTCTGCCTGCCATGCGGCGCCTGCGCACCCGTATAGACTATGCAGAGCGAGGGGGTGCCCCTCTTTTAGGCGTCAACGGAATCTGCATCATAGGGCATGGACGCTCCACCTACTATGCGGTGGCCAATGCCTGCCGTGCAGCAGAAAAGGCGGTGGAACATAATATCGTAGAGGTTATCCGGTCGCGCGTATGCAAAGCTCCTTTAATGCCTCCAGCCACTTGA
- a CDS encoding YgfZ/GcvT domain-containing protein, whose amino-acid sequence MEQNLDSYRAARHQAAWIDRTDHIGLLCAIGNDRLLWLQGMVSNDVRLLEQGTKRLQACILNPTGHVLTDLTLIAISHGQLPNLPTCILLDMPRENREKIWRLLNRFLITEDVELRDVTSQLACLSLQGPAAAQQLQQLSIEPSLIVEADHTGSGGFDIYLPIEMRHTVLHSLDIPILDEQTVELLRVEAAIPKYGAELDESVIALEANLRHTHISLTKGCYVGQEIMARIESRGHTNRGLIGLVFSPDEIPERGEVLYPAEEPAREVGRITSVAASSPAMSHRPIALAFARHEFALPNTLLYVGPSRKKAVVVPLPFISAQRGLTE is encoded by the coding sequence ATGGAACAAAACTTGGATAGCTACCGTGCCGCTCGTCATCAGGCAGCATGGATAGATAGAACAGACCATATCGGCCTTCTTTGTGCCATCGGCAATGACCGCCTTTTGTGGCTTCAAGGGATGGTAAGCAACGACGTACGCCTCCTGGAACAGGGGACAAAACGTCTACAGGCCTGTATCTTAAATCCAACTGGACATGTGCTTACCGATCTGACACTTATTGCCATCTCCCATGGGCAACTACCTAACCTACCCACCTGCATCCTGCTCGATATGCCACGCGAAAATAGAGAGAAAATCTGGCGCCTACTCAATCGTTTCCTGATCACAGAAGACGTCGAACTCAGAGACGTGACTTCGCAACTGGCCTGCCTCTCTCTTCAAGGCCCTGCTGCAGCCCAGCAGCTCCAGCAACTGTCAATAGAACCATCCCTCATCGTCGAAGCCGACCATACCGGCAGCGGAGGCTTTGACATCTACCTGCCTATCGAAATGCGCCACACCGTTCTTCATTCGCTGGACATACCCATTCTGGATGAGCAAACCGTCGAGTTGCTGCGCGTTGAAGCCGCCATTCCGAAATATGGTGCAGAGCTTGATGAGAGCGTTATCGCCCTCGAGGCCAATCTTCGTCACACGCATATAAGCCTTACAAAAGGATGCTATGTCGGGCAGGAGATCATGGCCCGTATCGAATCAAGAGGCCACACGAATCGGGGTCTTATCGGCCTCGTCTTTTCTCCAGACGAAATTCCCGAACGTGGTGAAGTCCTATACCCCGCGGAAGAGCCTGCCCGTGAGGTCGGCCGCATTACCTCTGTTGCCGCCTCTTCGCCTGCTATGAGCCATCGTCCTATCGCCCTTGCGTTTGCCCGGCATGAATTTGCGCTGCCGAACACCCTCTTGTACGTAGGGCCATCGCGCAAAAAGGCGGTCGTCGTGCCTTTGCCTTTCATCTCCGCCCAACGAGGTCTTACAGAGTGA
- a CDS encoding transglutaminase-like domain-containing protein → MKSKTFTFCSIALLALRIASSVRAQSLHSPINPTALTTQFTEAITLQSPSLQTKQIRLWIPIPSDSPQQHISQVSIHAPVPYRITQEKLYHNRMAYLVFAQPNQKPISIEVSWVVTRHSNPQYPAQWLSALVAAQLLRPDRLVPVGGSYAALALLQTASASTPYDKVKDIFDYVTQHFEYDYTDTSPEYGQGDVAFVCSYKKGNCSDIHSVLVTLLRSLGIPAYIAFGFPLTGIPAPNPLPTEGMIGGYHCWVWANVPHKGWIPMDAADAIRWHDHGYPQWQTSFLVLSTYLAPRWICPVDETSCSHPLKRPAH, encoded by the coding sequence ATGAAATCAAAAACCTTCACGTTCTGCTCCATAGCCCTACTAGCCCTTAGGATAGCATCGTCTGTCCGCGCTCAAAGCTTACATTCGCCAATAAACCCTACTGCGCTTACTACGCAGTTCACTGAAGCCATCACCCTGCAGTCACCATCCCTCCAAACCAAACAGATACGGCTTTGGATACCGATTCCCTCCGATAGTCCCCAGCAACACATTTCCCAGGTTTCCATCCACGCGCCGGTGCCCTACCGGATCACCCAAGAGAAGCTCTATCATAATCGCATGGCCTATCTCGTCTTCGCTCAACCCAATCAAAAACCCATTTCCATTGAGGTAAGCTGGGTTGTTACACGCCATTCTAACCCTCAATATCCAGCGCAGTGGCTTTCCGCGTTGGTAGCCGCTCAGTTGCTCCGTCCAGATCGGCTTGTGCCCGTCGGAGGATCCTACGCTGCCCTTGCCCTCCTACAAACCGCGTCTGCATCTACCCCTTACGATAAAGTTAAGGACATTTTTGACTATGTTACGCAACACTTTGAATATGACTACACCGATACCTCACCGGAGTATGGGCAAGGAGATGTGGCCTTCGTCTGCAGCTACAAAAAAGGCAACTGTTCCGATATTCACAGCGTGCTGGTAACCCTTTTACGCAGCCTCGGCATCCCGGCCTACATCGCCTTTGGATTTCCGCTCACCGGTATTCCCGCCCCGAATCCTCTTCCCACTGAAGGCATGATTGGAGGGTATCACTGTTGGGTTTGGGCGAACGTTCCTCACAAGGGCTGGATACCTATGGATGCCGCAGACGCGATCCGATGGCACGACCACGGTTACCCTCAATGGCAAACAAGCTTTTTGGTGCTCTCTACTTACCTCGCACCGCGGTGGATATGTCCTGTGGACGAGACATCGTGCTCTCACCCCCTCAAAAGGCCGGCCCATTAA
- a CDS encoding DMT family transporter: MSAASATQPVESQSHEIRLNAVLQLALINILWGASSVASKTALMAFGPFTLTFVRFAPAGLILLLLARLRRRLPPIAREDLWLFLALGGIGIAATYGIFYFGLQRTTATDASLLFACEPILIALFGYLFLKERLSWLQWTGFLVGITGIWLIAGRALGDWLALAGLACECCVSVPAKRLAMRYPGLLVVAYEMLIGAALMLPLALWEWHHHPHEVSLRPLAALAFLSLVCSVFCYGIWYRLLSRHAISQMGVFILLQPLLGPLYGHFLRGETLRTNTLIGALLVFCGIALTIYRKRSSTDSLRG; the protein is encoded by the coding sequence GTGAGTGCCGCTTCCGCAACGCAGCCCGTGGAGAGTCAATCGCATGAGATTCGGCTGAATGCGGTCCTTCAACTGGCACTCATCAATATTCTTTGGGGTGCCTCTTCCGTAGCATCTAAGACAGCGCTCATGGCTTTCGGGCCGTTTACACTTACTTTCGTGCGCTTTGCACCCGCGGGGCTTATTCTTCTCTTATTGGCACGCCTACGACGCCGGTTGCCCCCTATCGCTCGGGAAGACCTGTGGCTGTTCTTAGCGCTAGGTGGCATCGGCATTGCCGCAACTTACGGTATATTCTACTTCGGCCTTCAACGCACCACAGCAACCGATGCCTCATTGCTATTCGCGTGTGAACCTATCCTCATCGCTCTTTTCGGCTATCTCTTCCTCAAAGAACGGCTTAGCTGGCTGCAATGGACGGGCTTTTTAGTGGGTATTACGGGCATCTGGCTCATTGCCGGCCGCGCTTTAGGTGACTGGCTGGCGCTTGCTGGTCTTGCCTGCGAATGCTGCGTTAGCGTGCCAGCAAAGCGGTTGGCCATGCGCTATCCAGGTCTCTTAGTGGTGGCCTATGAAATGCTTATTGGGGCAGCGCTTATGCTCCCTCTTGCCCTGTGGGAGTGGCATCATCATCCGCATGAGGTCTCTCTACGCCCCCTTGCCGCTCTGGCCTTTCTAAGCCTTGTCTGCTCCGTGTTCTGCTACGGCATCTGGTATCGCCTTCTTTCACGGCATGCGATCTCCCAAATGGGAGTATTCATTCTTCTACAGCCTCTGCTCGGCCCTCTATATGGTCATTTTTTACGTGGCGAGACGCTTCGTACCAACACGCTTATCGGCGCGCTTCTCGTCTTCTGCGGCATCGCGCTTACCATCTATCGGAAACGTTCCTCCACAGACTCTCTCCGTGGTTGA
- the rpmF gene encoding 50S ribosomal protein L32, which translates to MALPKRRHSNQRTRKRRTHYKLAHKLAIVPSFEQPGSYTLLHHIDPDTGRYRGRTVFETTDKPQNK; encoded by the coding sequence ATGGCGTTACCAAAACGACGTCATTCGAATCAGAGAACCCGTAAAAGACGAACCCATTACAAGCTGGCACATAAGCTTGCTATAGTGCCTAGCTTTGAGCAACCTGGTAGCTATACCCTTCTACATCATATAGACCCTGATACGGGGCGCTATCGCGGTCGTACTGTTTTTGAGACGACGGATAAACCTCAGAATAAGTAG
- a CDS encoding CDP-alcohol phosphatidyltransferase family protein translates to MRHTPYVLIVLRVLLGPTIFWISQINVHSSWLALALIAAFLSDIFDGVIARRLKIVTPALRVADSRTDAWYFAWILITLWRTRRRLLQPYLLWIALEIGLQIFSYLFDYVKYRRITSLHAYSAKVWGLTLFLAIYTLLIYRRAFPWIDIAIGTGIISFVDGLAIKLLLPNWQHDVPSCFHAHRLRSSRSG, encoded by the coding sequence ATGCGCCACACCCCCTATGTCCTTATTGTGTTGCGCGTGCTGCTCGGCCCCACCATCTTTTGGATAAGCCAAATCAATGTCCATTCCAGCTGGCTCGCATTAGCGCTCATTGCAGCTTTTCTATCCGATATTTTCGACGGAGTTATCGCCCGCCGACTCAAAATCGTGACGCCGGCCCTTCGCGTAGCCGATAGTCGTACGGATGCGTGGTACTTCGCTTGGATACTCATCACCCTCTGGCGAACGCGACGCCGACTACTGCAGCCTTACCTCCTCTGGATTGCGCTCGAGATTGGTCTCCAGATTTTCTCTTATCTCTTTGATTACGTTAAATATCGTCGTATCACCTCATTGCACGCCTATAGCGCAAAGGTTTGGGGCCTTACCCTCTTTCTGGCCATCTATACCCTCCTGATCTATCGAAGGGCCTTCCCTTGGATAGATATAGCCATTGGAACAGGTATTATAAGTTTTGTTGACGGTTTGGCGATAAAACTGCTTTTGCCGAACTGGCAGCACGATGTGCCGAGCTGTTTTCATGCCCACCGTCTACGCAGCTCTCGATCGGGCTGA
- a CDS encoding endonuclease/exonuclease/phosphatase family protein, which produces MRIVSYNVHGGFGIDGRFSISRIASHLNQLRADIICLQEVHAFLPSSRLSNQPRRLARELQMRLFFQRCLGLCFWGFGNAIASRWPIQEIRSHRLPSQREPRGALECRIQTPVGPITVFNTHWGLQPAERLRQAKTLSNYLRQTPFPYLLCGDLNDHPESLAVHLLLEQTRLHDAVLLSAPFATFPALNPQVRIDYIFHTPNFRVLSTEQVIWLASDHLPVIVDLALIPEKNVTFRGVAP; this is translated from the coding sequence ATGCGTATCGTTAGTTACAATGTGCATGGAGGTTTTGGAATAGATGGGCGTTTCTCTATCTCCCGTATCGCCTCCCATCTAAACCAGTTGCGAGCCGATATCATCTGCCTTCAAGAAGTGCACGCTTTCCTCCCCTCTTCTCGGCTCTCTAATCAGCCCCGCCGCCTCGCGCGTGAGCTTCAGATGCGCCTCTTTTTTCAGCGCTGCCTTGGCCTTTGCTTTTGGGGGTTCGGCAACGCAATTGCCTCACGCTGGCCTATTCAGGAGATTCGCTCCCATCGCCTCCCTTCTCAACGCGAACCACGCGGGGCGCTTGAATGCCGCATTCAAACCCCCGTTGGCCCCATTACCGTCTTCAATACGCACTGGGGACTTCAACCCGCTGAACGCCTCCGACAAGCGAAAACTTTATCGAACTATCTTCGGCAAACACCGTTTCCTTACCTGCTCTGTGGCGACCTCAACGACCATCCCGAATCGCTTGCCGTCCATCTTCTTCTAGAACAAACACGCCTCCACGACGCAGTCCTCCTATCTGCACCCTTCGCTACCTTTCCTGCACTTAACCCACAAGTGCGCATAGACTACATTTTTCACACACCAAACTTTCGCGTGCTCTCCACCGAACAGGTAATCTGGCTCGCATCCGACCATCTGCCCGTCATTGTGGACTTGGCCCTCATACCAGAAAAGAACGTCACATTCAGAGGAGTAGCCCCATGA
- a CDS encoding YbjN domain-containing protein: MAVTLGQLTDIFKEANAAVFTDNEKMLLYPFVHQNQQMLVYITLAEDGEYVRFIIPCYLNLNAARNREALLMKLMEQNRTLKLLKFGVDPEDGEITVSIELPVEDSPLTAGQVHRCMYTLTHVAMNERERLLSLIQTGIYPDSRNEEFQTIVSNLLSGDEETEEGHEAETEETDLLEEADGDTTSEE; encoded by the coding sequence ATGGCTGTTACACTTGGACAATTAACCGACATCTTTAAAGAGGCGAACGCTGCTGTGTTCACAGATAACGAGAAGATGCTGCTCTATCCTTTCGTGCATCAGAACCAGCAGATGCTCGTTTACATCACGTTGGCGGAGGATGGGGAGTATGTGCGTTTTATTATTCCCTGTTACCTGAATTTGAATGCCGCTCGCAACCGCGAGGCGCTACTTATGAAGTTGATGGAACAGAATCGCACTCTTAAGCTGCTGAAGTTCGGGGTAGATCCGGAGGATGGGGAGATTACGGTGAGCATCGAACTGCCAGTAGAAGATAGCCCGCTTACGGCAGGCCAGGTGCATCGCTGTATGTACACGCTCACTCATGTAGCCATGAACGAGCGGGAGCGTCTGCTTTCATTAATTCAGACGGGCATCTATCCCGATAGTCGGAACGAGGAGTTCCAGACGATAGTCAGCAATCTATTGTCGGGCGATGAGGAGACAGAAGAGGGGCACGAGGCGGAAACAGAGGAGACCGATCTTCTTGAGGAGGCAGATGGGGATACGACCTCGGAGGAGTAA
- a CDS encoding YtxH domain-containing protein, with translation MSKDSNNWSGYVACFMLGAITGAAIALLFAPQEGAETRKQLAQKANELKSKASDKAVELKSKASDLKEKASGYSTEIAKTAKERWGSLVENVASSAQEVKQRIQSAVVKDGSSSTSAEAQPSLEAQEEA, from the coding sequence ATGAGCAAAGACTCTAACAACTGGAGTGGTTATGTCGCCTGCTTTATGTTGGGGGCTATAACAGGAGCGGCCATCGCGCTGCTGTTCGCGCCACAGGAGGGGGCCGAGACTCGAAAGCAGCTTGCACAAAAGGCCAACGAACTGAAGAGCAAGGCGTCGGATAAAGCAGTTGAACTGAAGAGTAAAGCCTCCGATCTGAAAGAAAAGGCTAGCGGTTACTCCACAGAGATTGCCAAGACCGCCAAAGAGCGCTGGGGTAGCCTTGTGGAAAACGTTGCTTCATCGGCGCAAGAGGTGAAGCAGCGCATCCAAAGCGCTGTGGTCAAAGATGGAAGTAGTTCGACATCTGCCGAGGCGCAGCCATCACTTGAAGCTCAAGAAGAGGCCTAA
- a CDS encoding beta-ketoacyl-ACP synthase III, producing the protein MSSPLIPTKECLAAILGLGMCVPERVLTNDDLAQMVDTSDEWITSRTGIRQRHIAEENITTSDLAAEAAKLALADANVHPDELDLILCATATGDYIWPATACVVQRKIGAYRAGAFDLSAACAGFCYGLAVAGAFIQSHAAQRILLIGADALSKHVNWNDRSTCVLFGDGAGAAVLGPNESGQGVLTSVLGANGDGLEMVWLPHGGTRSPLTPELIESSQNKLIMQGREVYRFAVRVIPEAIQQALQKACLTPSQVDWLVMHQANIRIVEAVAERLHIPKERVFINIDRYGNTSAASVPIALTEAVQQNLLKPGQIVVTAGFGAGLAWGVNIIRWNAK; encoded by the coding sequence ATGAGTAGTCCCCTGATCCCTACAAAAGAGTGCTTGGCCGCCATCCTCGGATTGGGAATGTGCGTGCCTGAACGCGTTCTCACAAACGATGACCTAGCCCAAATGGTAGATACAAGCGATGAGTGGATAACCTCCCGAACCGGCATTCGTCAACGCCACATTGCTGAGGAAAACATAACCACATCTGATCTTGCTGCAGAGGCGGCCAAACTTGCACTCGCGGATGCAAATGTCCACCCAGATGAGCTTGATCTCATTCTTTGCGCCACAGCAACCGGAGACTACATTTGGCCGGCTACCGCCTGCGTGGTGCAACGAAAAATAGGAGCCTACCGGGCGGGAGCTTTCGACCTCTCCGCCGCTTGTGCCGGCTTCTGTTATGGTCTGGCGGTCGCAGGGGCCTTCATTCAAAGCCACGCTGCCCAGCGCATCCTGCTCATCGGAGCCGATGCCCTCTCAAAACACGTTAACTGGAACGACCGCTCCACCTGTGTTCTTTTCGGAGATGGGGCAGGAGCCGCTGTTTTAGGCCCCAACGAGAGCGGCCAGGGTGTACTTACCTCTGTACTCGGTGCTAACGGCGATGGCCTCGAAATGGTGTGGCTTCCCCACGGTGGCACCCGTAGCCCATTAACCCCTGAACTTATAGAAAGCTCCCAAAATAAGCTCATCATGCAAGGCCGAGAGGTCTACCGATTTGCGGTGCGGGTTATTCCTGAGGCTATCCAACAGGCGCTTCAAAAAGCCTGCCTAACCCCTAGCCAAGTGGATTGGCTGGTTATGCATCAGGCGAACATACGCATCGTAGAGGCCGTTGCCGAACGACTTCACATTCCTAAAGAGCGCGTTTTTATCAACATCGACCGCTATGGAAATACCTCCGCGGCTTCAGTTCCTATCGCCCTCACCGAGGCCGTACAACAGAACCTCCTTAAACCAGGCCAGATCGTGGTGACAGCAGGCTTTGGCGCAGGGCTTGCTTGGGGGGTTAACATCATTCGGTGGAACGCAAAATAG
- the coaD gene encoding pantetheine-phosphate adenylyltransferase, producing MTLALVPGSFDPVTNGHLDIIQRAVELFDEVRVVVARNSLKTPLFTVEERLEMLREVCAPLARVTVDSFEGLLVNYALECGATVIVKGLRFVSDFEYELQMALMNRRLNSAIETVFLPTGAPYSDLSSSIVKEIARLGGSVEGLVPEIVQQRLREKYTIQST from the coding sequence ATGACTTTAGCGCTTGTGCCGGGGAGCTTCGACCCCGTTACCAATGGGCATTTAGATATCATCCAGCGGGCCGTTGAGCTTTTTGATGAGGTACGTGTGGTTGTCGCTCGCAACAGTTTGAAGACACCCCTCTTCACTGTGGAGGAACGGCTCGAAATGTTGCGAGAGGTGTGCGCTCCTCTTGCCCGTGTGACTGTAGACTCTTTTGAGGGTCTTCTGGTAAACTACGCTTTGGAATGCGGTGCCACGGTGATCGTAAAGGGGCTGCGCTTCGTCTCAGACTTCGAGTATGAGCTGCAAATGGCGTTGATGAACCGCCGTCTCAATAGCGCCATTGAAACGGTCTTCTTGCCTACCGGTGCCCCCTATTCCGATCTAAGCTCGAGCATCGTTAAAGAGATCGCCCGCCTCGGCGGGTCGGTGGAAGGATTGGTACCCGAAATTGTCCAACAACGTCTCCGAGAAAAATACACCATCCAGAGCACCTGA
- the recG gene encoding ATP-dependent DNA helicase RecG, with product MSEKTAFPLTLDTPLQYVKGVGPLIAQRLAKLNLHTAGDLLRHYPRRWEDRTLFAHAAQLRGGEFVTLCGLPLSVSTTQPRPGLSLTKALLDDQGAAVMLVWFNQPYMEQVFRKLITAKHPVVVYGQAKRSGMIVEIQNPEWEPLDETGDSLSSGRITPVYPATEGITQARLRRLTDHVLRECLPLIDEPLPPELRQRYRLIELREALQNIHYPTTFEALDAARRRLVFEEFFFMQLYLALQRHKLHTNSQGIRFHVSLEKLHQSLQAVLPFPLTKAQQRAIAEIASDMSSGHLMNRLVQGDVGSGKTMVALAAILMTVQNGYQAALMAPTEILAQQHAIVLQRLLAPLHLRVELAIGSLSKREKQEVYERLRTGESLIAVGTHALIQEEVGFARLGLAIIDEQHRFGVLQRRALSRKGDQPHVLVMTATPIPRTLTLTLYGDLDVSVLDELPPGRKPITTHWRSRSKREQVYAAAERLLSDGRQAYIVCPLIEESEKLEAQSAAKLYDYIANKVYPHRRVGLLHGQMPPSEKEQVMLRFKAHELDVLVSTTVIEVGIDVPNASIIIIEDADRFGLAQLHQLRGRVGRGEYPSYCILLADPKTPEGKARMEIMVKTCDGFRIADEDLQLRGPGEFLGTKQSGLPNLHIADLLADRDVLVETRTAAFELVKQDPTLSSPQHRTLREALQRMHTHLELASVS from the coding sequence ATGTCCGAAAAAACAGCGTTCCCTCTTACCCTCGATACACCCCTTCAATATGTGAAAGGCGTGGGACCGCTCATCGCTCAACGATTAGCAAAACTCAACCTTCACACAGCAGGAGACCTCCTTCGCCACTATCCACGAAGATGGGAGGATAGAACTCTGTTTGCCCATGCCGCACAACTGCGCGGCGGCGAGTTCGTGACGCTCTGTGGGCTACCCCTCTCCGTTAGTACCACCCAGCCACGGCCTGGACTGTCCCTTACAAAAGCTCTTCTCGACGACCAGGGCGCGGCTGTCATGCTTGTCTGGTTTAATCAACCCTATATGGAGCAGGTCTTCCGCAAACTGATCACGGCAAAACACCCCGTCGTGGTCTACGGCCAGGCAAAACGCTCCGGTATGATCGTCGAAATCCAAAACCCAGAATGGGAGCCCCTAGACGAAACGGGCGACTCGCTCTCAAGTGGGCGCATCACCCCCGTCTATCCAGCTACCGAAGGGATAACCCAAGCACGCCTTCGCCGTCTCACTGATCACGTGCTGCGTGAATGCTTGCCGCTTATTGACGAGCCACTGCCGCCTGAACTGCGCCAAAGATACCGCCTCATAGAGCTACGCGAAGCTCTTCAAAACATCCACTATCCCACCACCTTTGAGGCTCTCGATGCCGCGCGCAGGCGCCTCGTCTTTGAGGAGTTCTTCTTCATGCAACTCTATCTTGCCCTCCAACGTCACAAACTCCACACAAACTCGCAAGGCATTCGCTTTCATGTCTCCCTTGAGAAGCTGCACCAATCGCTCCAAGCCGTCCTCCCCTTCCCTCTTACCAAAGCGCAACAACGAGCCATCGCGGAGATCGCTTCCGACATGAGCAGTGGTCATCTTATGAACCGGCTAGTTCAAGGCGATGTGGGCAGTGGCAAAACAATGGTCGCTCTCGCTGCTATCCTTATGACCGTACAAAACGGCTATCAGGCCGCCCTCATGGCTCCAACGGAGATTCTGGCGCAACAACACGCCATCGTGCTGCAACGTCTCCTTGCCCCCCTCCACTTACGTGTGGAGCTAGCCATTGGCAGTCTCTCAAAACGTGAAAAACAGGAGGTTTATGAACGATTGCGCACAGGGGAAAGCCTCATCGCCGTCGGTACCCATGCACTCATTCAAGAGGAGGTCGGATTCGCTCGTCTCGGCCTCGCTATCATAGATGAGCAACACCGTTTCGGCGTACTTCAACGTCGAGCGCTCTCTCGCAAAGGCGATCAACCTCATGTGCTTGTTATGACGGCTACTCCTATCCCCCGCACCCTTACCCTCACCCTGTATGGAGACCTCGACGTCTCCGTGCTCGATGAACTGCCGCCAGGACGAAAACCGATTACGACTCACTGGCGAAGCCGCTCCAAACGCGAGCAGGTTTACGCCGCTGCGGAACGTCTGCTTTCAGATGGTCGTCAAGCCTATATCGTCTGCCCTCTCATCGAAGAGAGCGAAAAACTAGAAGCACAAAGTGCCGCGAAGCTCTATGACTACATTGCCAACAAAGTCTATCCTCATCGAAGAGTAGGGTTGCTACATGGCCAAATGCCGCCATCGGAAAAGGAGCAGGTCATGCTGCGGTTCAAAGCTCACGAGCTTGACGTGCTTGTCTCTACCACTGTTATCGAAGTAGGAATAGATGTTCCCAACGCTTCCATTATCATTATTGAGGATGCCGACCGTTTTGGGCTAGCTCAGCTGCACCAGCTACGCGGTCGCGTAGGCCGTGGAGAATATCCTTCTTACTGCATTCTTCTTGCAGACCCCAAAACTCCCGAAGGCAAGGCTCGTATGGAGATCATGGTAAAAACCTGCGACGGCTTCCGCATCGCGGATGAAGATCTGCAGTTGCGCGGGCCCGGTGAGTTCCTTGGCACAAAGCAAAGTGGCCTACCCAACCTTCATATCGCCGATCTCTTAGCAGACCGTGACGTCCTTGTTGAGACGCGTACCGCCGCCTTTGAACTTGTAAAACAAGACCCTACCCTCTCTTCTCCTCAGCATCGTACGCTGCGAGAAGCCCTCCAGCGAATGCACACACATCTTGAACTCGCCTCTGTAAGCTAA